The genomic interval TCCTCCGCCCGGCACCACCGGCGATTTCTGACCCGCAGCGCGCACGCTGACCCCATCCCCCAGCCCCTCCCCACCCATGCAAGGAGTTCACCATGACCACCCTCCGACTGCTCGCCCTGACCCTCGCTCTCGCCGCGCCGGTGGCCGCTCAGACCGCGCCTGCTGCGCCGGTCACGCCCCCCGCACCCGCCGGAACGGCCGCCCTGCCCGAAGGGCAGGTGAGCATTGCGATCGGAACGTTCAAATGCAAGGCCGCCAAATGCTACGTCGACCTCGGTGAAGGCGTGGCCGACGCCCTGACCACCGCGCTGCTCAACACGGGCAAGTTCGCGGTGTATGAGCGGGAGAACACGAGCCAGCTCACCGAGGAAGCCTTCTTGAAAGGCGGGACCGCGTTCGAGAGTGCTGACCTGCTGATCTTCGGTTCGATCACCCAGTACGAGCCGGACGCTTCCGGC from Deinococcus radiotolerans carries:
- a CDS encoding CsgG/HfaB family protein, yielding MTTLRLLALTLALAAPVAAQTAPAAPVTPPAPAGTAALPEGQVSIAIGTFKCKAAKCYVDLGEGVADALTTALLNTGKFAVYERENTSQLTEEAFLKGGTAFESADLLIFGSITQYEPDASGGGVSFLGISIGQKSSSIAMDLRIVDARTRRIIGATQVQGSASGNSFNMQGLLPVDIGAKSSPQIEAAISQMLNNAVKDLLLKVPATYYRLQ